A region of Lycium barbarum isolate Lr01 chromosome 1, ASM1917538v2, whole genome shotgun sequence DNA encodes the following proteins:
- the LOC132608095 gene encoding fatty-acid-binding protein 1 isoform X1, which translates to MASLRFPFLFSQPQNPPSSATSSRSFFTVAAGGSAVATAGAIIAITQSPKNPFLENAMNFIISNFSPNRNNSSPLWGSVSLADNSGPVTESRTGSSFPSILKDSQRLLGIGLRQKTVFGLKNIDVYAYGVYADDGDVKKCLAETHEGHSVSEPKQKEELRNHLMESDIRMTVRLQIVYGRLSINSVRKAFKESIGSRLHKFAGYDNRELLKRFTSQFKDEIKLPRGSIIELSRDHDYILHTTIDGKELGSIQSKLLCRSILDLYIGDESFDRKANEDVESNLASLLHK; encoded by the exons ATGGCTTCTCTGCGTTTTCCATTCTTGTTTTCTCAGCCCCAAAATCCACCGTCTTCCGCCACGTCATCTCGCTCCTTCTTCACCGTAGCCGCCGGTGGCTCAGCCGTAGCTACCGCCGGAGCAATCATAGCTATAACTCAAAGTcccaaaaatccatttcttgaaaATGCTATGAATTTTATAATTTCCAATTTCTCACCTAACAGAAATAATTCATCGCCTTTGTGGGGTTCTGTTTCTTTAGCTGATAATTCAGGTCCAGTCACTGAATCGAGGACTGGATCGTCATTTCCATCGATTCTGAAAGATTCTCAAAGACTACTTGGAATTGGGCTGCGTCAAAAAACTGTTTTTGGGTTGAAAAACATTGATGTCTATGCTTATG GTGTGTACGCTGATGATGGTGATGTGAAGAAGTGTCTGGCTGAAACGCATGAAGGGCACTCTGTTTCTGAACCGAAGCAAAAGGAAGAGTTGAGAAATCATCTCATGGAAAGTGATATACGCATGACTGTTAGGCTTCAAATAGTCTATGGCAGACTAAGCATTAATTCTGTGCGCAAGGCTTTCAAAGAATCTATTGGCAGCAGATTACATAAGTTTGCGGGATATGATAACAGGGAATTGCTCAAAAG GTTCACTTCCCAGTTTAAAGATGAAATTAAATTACCTCGGGGATCTATAATAGAACTCTCCAGAGACCATGACTACATACTTCACACAACAA TTGATGGAAAGGAACTGGGAAGCATACAAAGCAAACTCTTATGCAGATCAATTCTAGACCTATATATTGGTGATGAGTCATTTGATCGCAAAGCAAACGAAGATGTCGAGTCGAACTTGGCTTCTCTACTTCACAAGTAG
- the LOC132608095 gene encoding fatty-acid-binding protein 1 isoform X2 — protein sequence MASLRFPFLFSQPQNPPSSATSSRSFFTVAAGGSAVATAGAIIAITQSPKNPFLENAMNFIISNFSPNRNNSSPLWGSVSLADNSGPVTESRTGSSFPSILKDSQRLLGIGLRQKTVFGLKNIDVYAYGVYADDGDVKKCLAETHEGHSVSEPKQKEELRNHLMESDIRMTVRLQIVYGRLSINSVRKAFKESIGSRLHKFAGYDNRELLKRFTSQFKDEIKLPRGSIIELSRDHDYILHTTR from the exons ATGGCTTCTCTGCGTTTTCCATTCTTGTTTTCTCAGCCCCAAAATCCACCGTCTTCCGCCACGTCATCTCGCTCCTTCTTCACCGTAGCCGCCGGTGGCTCAGCCGTAGCTACCGCCGGAGCAATCATAGCTATAACTCAAAGTcccaaaaatccatttcttgaaaATGCTATGAATTTTATAATTTCCAATTTCTCACCTAACAGAAATAATTCATCGCCTTTGTGGGGTTCTGTTTCTTTAGCTGATAATTCAGGTCCAGTCACTGAATCGAGGACTGGATCGTCATTTCCATCGATTCTGAAAGATTCTCAAAGACTACTTGGAATTGGGCTGCGTCAAAAAACTGTTTTTGGGTTGAAAAACATTGATGTCTATGCTTATG GTGTGTACGCTGATGATGGTGATGTGAAGAAGTGTCTGGCTGAAACGCATGAAGGGCACTCTGTTTCTGAACCGAAGCAAAAGGAAGAGTTGAGAAATCATCTCATGGAAAGTGATATACGCATGACTGTTAGGCTTCAAATAGTCTATGGCAGACTAAGCATTAATTCTGTGCGCAAGGCTTTCAAAGAATCTATTGGCAGCAGATTACATAAGTTTGCGGGATATGATAACAGGGAATTGCTCAAAAG GTTCACTTCCCAGTTTAAAGATGAAATTAAATTACCTCGGGGATCTATAATAGAACTCTCCAGAGACCATGACTACATACTTCACACAACAAGATGA
- the LOC132608104 gene encoding mavicyanin-like codes for MVLAKEAMFLFSVMVVFSFFTTTVIGGTVYNVGDSAGWNGGNVDYHMWASTKTFQVGDTLVYQYNQQLHNVVRVSLSDFHSCNAFNPIVTYSTGNDTITINGPGHFYYICGFKGHCQAGQKVDIRVPKPYQLTDIRSASATKAPVEASQGEKRDLTK; via the exons ATGGTCTTAGCAAAGGAAGCCATGTTTCTCTTCTCGGTGATGGTTGTTTTTAGTTTCTTCACCACAACCGTGATCGGCGGCACTGTGTACAATGTTGGTGATTCTGCCGGTTGGAATGGCGGCAATGTTGACTACCATATGTGGGCTTCTACTAAAACTTTCCAGGTTGGTGACACTCTTG TTTACCAGTACAATCAACAACTCCACAACGTGGTACGAGTGAGCCTCTCTGATTTCCATTCGTGCAATGCTTTTAATCCGATCGTTACTTACTCCACCGGCAATGACACCATTACTATCAACGGTCCCGGCCATTTCTACTATATATGTGGTTTCAAAGGCCATTGTCAAGCCGGACAGAAGGTTGATATCCGCGTCCCCAAACCTTACCAGCTAACTGATATTCGCAGTGCAAGCGCAACGAAAGCTCCAGTTGAAGCCTCTCAAGGGGAAAAAAGAGACTTAACCAAATAG